A single window of Mugil cephalus isolate CIBA_MC_2020 chromosome 1, CIBA_Mcephalus_1.1, whole genome shotgun sequence DNA harbors:
- the leap2 gene encoding liver-expressed antimicrobial peptide 2 has product MQEKGFFTQSKAPVALCIVLLVLAQQVCAGPLVLSNSDHGAESRVERSVHTPRRIARMTPLWRIMNSKPFGAYCQNNYECSTGICRAGHCSTTHRTPSEPVNY; this is encoded by the exons ATGCAGGAGAAAGGCTTTTTCACCCAAAGCAAAGCTCCAGTAGCACTGTGCATTGTGCTTTTAGTACTGGCTCAACAG GTGTGTGCAGGCCCATTAGTCCTGTCTAACTCTGACCACGGTGCAGAGTCACGGGTGGAACGCAGCGTCCACACTCCAAGGAGGATAGCCCGGATGACCCCGCTGTGGAGGATCATGAACAGCAAACCGTTTGGAGCGTACTGCCAAAACAACTACGAATGTTCCACGGGAATCTGCAG GGCGGGACACTGCTCCACCACCCACCGCACCCCATCAGAGCCCGTGAACTACTAG